A stretch of the Actinotalea sp. JY-7876 genome encodes the following:
- a CDS encoding phosphodiesterase, with translation MRLLDGLGSGLAAVVERAARARRAKPMHPRGAVLRGRLERTGGSTGVAWFDGAGTDDVVVRLSRGAGLPDGWPDVHGLALRTPAGEDLLLSTTGRPVGLRHVLAAQRAVGRGTYSSVMPFRTARGPVMVAALADPPRELPTQPAALAEALDLDPWRLTLVWAPFGGAWRAFGSLVVAGRAGPELDPPVRFEPLAPPAGLGVYPWLARLREPSYRAARRGFPPGAPPGADDPPHPRPDAA, from the coding sequence GTGCGCCTCCTCGACGGCCTCGGGTCCGGCCTGGCGGCAGTGGTCGAGCGGGCGGCCCGGGCGCGACGCGCCAAGCCCATGCACCCGCGCGGCGCCGTGCTGCGCGGGCGGCTGGAGCGCACCGGCGGCTCGACGGGGGTGGCGTGGTTCGACGGCGCGGGGACCGACGACGTCGTCGTGCGCCTCTCGCGCGGCGCGGGCCTGCCGGACGGCTGGCCGGATGTGCACGGCCTCGCGCTGCGCACCCCCGCGGGGGAGGACCTGCTGCTGTCGACCACGGGCCGACCCGTCGGGCTGCGGCACGTGCTGGCGGCGCAGCGCGCCGTCGGGCGCGGGACGTACAGCTCCGTGATGCCGTTCCGCACCGCGCGCGGGCCCGTCATGGTCGCGGCGCTCGCGGACCCGCCGCGCGAGCTGCCGACGCAGCCGGCGGCGCTCGCGGAGGCCCTCGATCTCGACCCGTGGCGGCTGACGCTCGTCTGGGCGCCGTTCGGCGGCGCGTGGCGCGCGTTCGGCTCGCTCGTCGTCGCCGGTCGGGCAGGCCCCGAGCTGGACCCGCCCGTGCGCTTCGAGCCCCTCGCCCCGCCGGCGGGCCTGGGGGTCTACCCGTGGCTCGCGCGGCTGCGCGAGCCGTCCTACCGCGCGGCGCGGCGCGGCTTCCCGCCCGGGGCCCCGCCCGGAGCCGACGACCCGCCGCACCCACGACCTGACGCCGCCTGA